One Xiphophorus maculatus strain JP 163 A chromosome 10, X_maculatus-5.0-male, whole genome shotgun sequence genomic region harbors:
- the LOC111609880 gene encoding uncharacterized protein LOC111609880 encodes MKKCSTSINGNEDIVSAFHNSAKMREKVCHVNTVSIRAQNRERPGSRCPRTCSHVPRERPNSTVLTSGVSLRSHQRRWSVDFIKCQTPPVIMVRKNKKEPDPPQRTASLLRLETSSHSSFKRYSCPPIGIFSSTSSSSSSTSSCCSPTSVPTSVIIGPDPLGWKIQPKFRSNSSQNRTKRLSLQIPLPTLPTLSSPNLEPSSQTKPQLRPKPSRRHHSESSAFLKSLGKTLPVVTLEQLHAVHLRRVRLSDESDDVFDEPGQSQGTVTASPQKIPPPIREKTAMARKIAQLIACSRQPGRPVTANINKITAMKPTSEHWQNNDYNNTCATKMAELHLDNVCNRNR; translated from the exons ATGAAGAAATGCTCCACTTCTATTAATGGTAATGAAGATATAGTCTCTGCTTTTCACAACTCTGctaaaatgagagaaaaagtgTGCCATGTAAATACCGTCAGCATCAGAGCACAGAACAGAGAGAGACCAGGGTCCAGATGTCCAAGAACATGCAGCCACGTCCCCAGAGAGCGACCGAACTCAACGGTCTTGACATCCGGGGTGAGCTTGCGCTCTCATCAGAGACGCTGGTCAGTTGACTTCATTAAATGCCAGACACCGCCTGTCATCATGGTgaggaagaacaaaaaggaaCCTGACCCTCCTCAGCGCACTGCTTCCCTTCTGCGACTAGAGACATCCTCGCATTCGTCTTTCAAGCGATACTCATGCCCCCCCATTGGGATCTTTTCATCGacatcttcctcttcttcctccacctcctcctgtTGTTCCCCAACTTCTGTTCCCACATCTGTCATCATCGGCCCAGATCCTTTAGGATGGAAAATACAACCCAAATTCAGGTCTAACTCCTCTCAGAACCGCACCAAGAGGCTGTCTCTGCAAATTCCTCTCCCTACTCTCCCTACTCTCAGCTCTCCAAACCTGGAACCTTCGTCTCAAACCAAACCTCAACTTAGACCCAAACCTTCCCGCCGCCACCACTCTGAGTCTTCTGCCTTCCTGAAATCGCTCGGGAAGACTCTGCCTGTGGTGACTCTTGAGCAGCTCCATGCCGTGCATCTCCGGCGAGTTCGCCTTTCCGATGAATCGGACGACGTCTTTGATGAGCCGGGTCAAAGCCAGGGAACAGTGACTGCTTCACCCCAGAAAATACCGCCCCCTATTCGAGAGAAGACAGCCATGGCCAGGAAAATAGCACAGCTGATTGCTTGTTCAAGGCAGCCTGGCAGGCCAGTTACAGCCAACATCAACAAGATCACTGCAATGAAGCCAACGTCTGAACATTGGCAGAATAACGACTATAACAACACGTGTGCCACAAAAATGG CCGAGCTGCATCTTGATAACGTCTGCAACAGGAACAGGTGA